Below is a window of Thermodesulfobacteriota bacterium DNA.
TTCTGCTGCACTTTGGGCTAAACTTGAAAATTTAAACCCTGCAGGAAGCATAAAAGAGAGAATCTGTCTAAGCATGATTGAGGCTGAAGAGAAAAATGGATCTATCAGCCCCGACAAGACTGTAATTATAGATGCCACAAGCGGTAATACAGGTATTGGACTCGCTTTGGTTTGCGCAATCAAGGGCTATAAACTCATTCTGACTATGCCTGATGACAAGAGCATGGAGAGAAGATTGCTTCTCGCGGCCTACGGCGCAGAGGTAGTTCTAACGCCTGCTGAAGAGCAAATGGAAGGCGCGATATCCAAAGCATTGGAAATTGCACAAGATACACCAAACTCCTTTATGCTGAATCAGTTTAGCAACTCAGAGAATGCGGCAACACACAAAGTCACAACAGGTAAAGAGATAATTGAGCAAGTACCAGGGAACATTGACGCATTTGTAGTTGGCGTAGGCACAGGAGGAACTATTACCGGCGCTGGGGAAATGCTTAAGGAGCATTATCCTGACATACTTCTTGTTGCAGTCGAACCCAAGGAATCGGCTGTTCTATCGGGCGGAGATGCTCATGTTCATGAGATACAGGGTATCGGAGCTGGTTTTGTGCCAGAAATCCTGACAATGGGCATTTATGATGAGATTATGCCGGTAAGCACCAAAGAAGCAAGGGAATTTACAAGAGAAATAGCTTTAAAAGAAGGAATATTAGTAGGTATTTCAGCCGGTGCTGCGGGATATGCAGCACAAAAAATAGCTCAAAGACTAGGTGAAGGGAAAAACGTAGTAACAATTTTTTGCGATACCGGTGAGAGATACTTAAGCACAGGGCTTTTCGATTAGGATCTAAAATTGCATAATTGGTCCTAATTGGTCTTTATAATTAAGGAATATTATTGAAAAGGCCCTATAACTATGCTATCATTTTCGATGTAGTTTTATGTTTTAATATCAATAATTACAAGAGGGAACTTTGAACAGTCAGTTATTTAAAAATTTAGTACTCTGGTTAGTGATATTTGTAGCAATCATAGCACTTTACCAACTAGTAAACACCCCAAGAACAGGATACGAGGAGATTCCATACAGTGAGTTTCTGACGAGCGTAGAAACTGGGGATGTAAAAGATGTTGTATTCAAAGGCGAGGAAATCAAGGGTGAATACACTGACTCTAGCGCTAGTGAAAACAAAAGTTTCAAAACAATTGGTCCTGCAAGTGATCAATTAATTGCAACACTTGAAGAAAAAGGCGTAACTTTTAAATTTGACGCAGATAGTGAAGGTTCATTAACCAGCATTCTACTAAACTGGGCCCCTCTTCTTTTACTAGTTGTTATTATGGTTTTCTTTATGCGCCAGCTCCAGGCGGGCGGCACAAAAGCTATGTCATTCGGCAAGAACAAAGCCCGTATGCTTAGCGAGAATCAAAACAAGACTACTTTTAAAGACGTAGCTGGAATTGATGAAGCTAAAGAAGAAGTACAAGAAATAGTAGAGTTTTTAAGAAGTCCTAAGAA
It encodes the following:
- the cysK gene encoding cysteine synthase A, with translation MNLQNDELKVVNNLLDLIGNTPVIRLNNLIEPNSAALWAKLENLNPAGSIKERICLSMIEAEEKNGSISPDKTVIIDATSGNTGIGLALVCAIKGYKLILTMPDDKSMERRLLLAAYGAEVVLTPAEEQMEGAISKALEIAQDTPNSFMLNQFSNSENAATHKVTTGKEIIEQVPGNIDAFVVGVGTGGTITGAGEMLKEHYPDILLVAVEPKESAVLSGGDAHVHEIQGIGAGFVPEILTMGIYDEIMPVSTKEAREFTREIALKEGILVGISAGAAGYAAQKIAQRLGEGKNVVTIFCDTGERYLSTGLFD